A window of the Astyanax mexicanus isolate ESR-SI-001 chromosome 22, AstMex3_surface, whole genome shotgun sequence genome harbors these coding sequences:
- the LOC103027566 gene encoding transcription termination factor 1, which translates to MGKNKDKKAKRTSDDFLEMSSNSSYVPENPQQFALSTDTDSSVVGSPRRLDMFTYSTEKSKKKQKKMDLAAQECENKSSEFQTEGEHEHGKKPKKRHKSRDCETPSDNPAELYITDMVNGSAAETSHHEEPARKKKKKDKLRQTEETVAPAESESDVSRKKKKKKRSRDEVEEMNVTLKSDENEMMTDKRTGDSEKKKKKKKEKDHQIQMFESAASSAQSVLENGFDASTETGEKQAENIQVKKKEEKKKRHKEKQNLSQILGSPTTAAVQSVQQNRSTDLQETEAVNVSTGPKESPSKKGKKNKATPKNGGLKTRQTQTITPKTEQTEEVSVNERVQIGTGFGTKKNNKKERVSKEIDQGLLEELKQFVPNVGSRVQADINKMIQYDLPRYKEFQKKGIPLNHGRFTMAENEILKKNVEDFLALTGIDSGTKLFYSQRFEEEKSAINKLKKNHKFFEAIAKGIPRSCHDIYTRGRKIFDDSTCKGRFTQTEIDQLCKLQTLHGNNWKKISELTGRSAVSLEKRYSQITKRLGVWSQKELQRLLGAVREYIISEVQPRPSNIRSLQVSREMLYKGLPWRNISEKVKTRSWIKCREKWMSILAAKMSSGASGEYKRTTNEGRIMLIKAMYQMQAEDVADVDWDQLSALFGDVPPCYVQKKWNRLKVCFVPNWQSKCFADTIDFLYHKVLPCFESNGLYHPDHDILQLKETQAKNFLFTDIFPDISDQDDYDDDDDDDEEEE; encoded by the exons ATGGGAAAAAACAAGGACAAAAAAGCAAAGAGAACCAGTGATGATTTCCTGGAGATGAGTTCCAACAGTTCCTATGTCCCTGAAAATCCCCAACAATTTGCTCTGTCAACAGACACAGACAGCAGCGTCGTAGGAAGTCCGAGACGACTGGACAtgtttacatacagtacagaaAAGTCTAAAAAGAAGCAAAAGAAAATGGATCTGGCCGCCCAGGAGTGTGAGAATAAGAGCTCTGAATTCCAGACTGAAGGTGAACATGAACATGGCAAAAAGCCAAAAAAGAGGCACAAATCAAGGGATTGTGAGACACCTTCAGATAATCCTGCTGAGCTTTACATCACAGATATGGTAAATGGTTCAGCAGCTGAAACATCCCATCATGAAGAGCCTgcaaggaaaaagaaaaagaaagacaagctGAGACAGACCGAAGAGACTGTTGCGCCTGCTGAATCCGAAAGTGATGTttcaagaaaaaagaagaaaaagaagaggtccAGGGATGAAGTAGAGGAAATGAATGTAACACTGAAGTCAGATGAAAATGAAATGATGACCGATAAAAGAACTGGAGactcagaaaagaaaaaaaagaaaaagaaagaaaaggaccATCAAATACAGATGTTTGAATCTGCTGCTTCATCAGCACAATCTGTACTAGAGAACGGGTTTGATGCATCAACAGAAACAGGGGAAAAGCAGGCAGAAAACATACAagttaaaaaaaaggaagaaaagaaaaaaagacataaagAAAAGCAAAATCTGTCCCAGATTTTGGGATCTCCTACAACAGCTGCAGTACAATCTGTACAACAGAACAGATCCACAGATCTCCAAGAGACAGAGGCAGTGAATGTATCCACAGGACCAAAAGAAAGCccatcaaaaaaaggaaaaaagaacaaAGCGACACCCAAAAATGGTGGTTTAAAAACACGACAGACGCAGACCATTACTCCAAAAACTGAACAGACTGAAGAAGTTTCTGTAAATGAGAGGGTCCAAATTGGTACTGGGTTTGGCacaaagaaaaataacaaaaaagagagagtcTCCAAAGAAATCGATCAAGGACTTTTAGAAGAACTCAAACAGTTTGTTCCAAATGTAGGGTCCCGGGTACAAGCGGATATTaacaaaatgattcagtatgaccTCCCACGGTATAAGGAATTCCAAAAAAAGG GTATTCCTCTGAATCATGGAAGGTTCACAATGGCAGAAAATGAAATCCTAAAAAAGAACGTTGAGGACTTTTTGGCCCTCACTGGAATAGACAGCGGCACCAAGCTCTTTTATTCTCAGCGTTTTGAAGAGGAGAAAAGTGcaataaataaacttaagaaGAATCATAAATTCTTTGAAGCGATAG CGAAGGGAATTCCCAGGTCCTGTCATGACATTTACACTCGTGGGAGAAAAATCTTCGATGACAGCACCTGCAAGGGCAG ATTTACGCAGACAGAAATTGACCAACTCTGCAAACTGCAAACTTTACATGGAAATAATTGGAAGAAGATTTCGGAGTTGACTGGAAGAAGCGCCGTCTCACTCGAGAAACGATACTCTCAGATTA CTAAAAGGTTAGGCGTGTGGTCCCAGAAGGAATTACAGAGGCTTTTGGGAGCTGTGCGGGAATATATCATCAGCGAGGTCCAACCTAGACCTTCCAATATCCGCTCACTACAAGTCAGTAGAGAGATGCTTTACAAAGGGCTGCCCTGGCGGAACATTTCTGAAAAGGTGAAAACTCGCTCCTGGATCAAGTGCAGAGAGAAATG gatgtcAATTTTAGCTGCCAAAATGTCTTCTGGAGCTTCTGGGGAGTACAAAAGGACCACTAACGAGGGCAGAATAATGCTTATAAAAGC aaTGTATCAGATGCAAGCAGAAGATGTTGCAGATGTCGACTGGGATCAATTGTCGGCATTGTTTGG AGATGTTCCTCCATGTTACGTGCAAAAAAAATGGAACAGACTTAAAGTCTGTTTTGTGCCGAACTGGCAGTCTAAATGTTTTGCAG ACACGATCGACTTCCTCTATCACAAAGTCCTGCCATGCTTTGAATCAAATGGGTTGTACCATCCTGACCATGACATCTTGCAGCTCAAGGAAACACAAGCGAAGAACTTCCTTTTTACGGACATCTTCCCCGACATCAGCGATCAAGATGATTAcgacgacgatgatgatgatgatgaggaggaagagTAG